gaatggtgaaaagttcggccattttgaataatcggtcaattttttacagctgttttaCTGTGCGCGTGTCTTGGCTCATCGCCAATTTTCCTCtgctccaaaaaatggatggcaaagaatctctatcaaattttgtgtgaaaaacaaaattaagagctcgAACGCAATCAGAATGTTGACTGTGGGTTATGGTGATGCTTTTAAGACCAAATGCAGCGCttttcggtggttcaaaatctTTTtagagggccgagaagatgtaaTCGTCGAAAAACCAAGtctggtcgaatgtgaacagttttacttacagttttttttcgattgcagggtccTGGTGAATCATGcgttgttgccaaaagatagaacaGTTAATAACGattatttcctgcaagttctgctgcgcaattcgcccgaagcaatccgtcacaaataCCCGGATTGGTGGGAAACGCAAAATTAACTGTCGCAGCCCTGTATCGTGGTTTCTACGCGAATTTTggaccaaaacaacacactaatgatgccaaagctaccgtattcaccagatttggcctcCTATGactttttcctattttttcttgtttccaaaactcaaatttccgcttcgtggtcaattaatGTAGGAGAAGACAGAAATCGGCGATGGGtcaagacacgtgcacagtAAAGCAACTGcaaaaaattgactgattactcaaaatggctgaacttttcaccataagtcactgacatgtgtagcaatccaacgccatccgaaaatcgaataaagcattttctttaaaatcacaaattcccggtACTTATTTGACAGAAGGTATGCAAAACGACCTTTTCAACTTGTTTTATTAGCAGCTTGACCAGGGTGGTCGTCGATGTCGAAGATGTTGGGCCAAGCAAAACCCTAAATGCCTCTTGTACCACAGAGAAACTTTACGTGAGATACAGGAAGCGCAAACTTTCCGCTAGTCCCAACATATTGTCCAAAATGTAGCCCAAAAAAGCCGTTTCCgtcgaagctgctgctgctgctgctccgactTCGCTCTCAATAAGTAGCGTGCAAGGAAGTAAGTAGTTGAAAAAGTTAATGTAGTTGGCGCGACCGGTGGAACGCCACCTCGTTAACTCGATGTCTCGTCCCGTAACACCCGTCCGACGTTCCGTCCaccgttccggttcgctgtTTGCCGCTTTAAGGAAAGGATATAAAAAAAGGTGAGCTCGGCCCCGCGTTCGCATTACGACGCCGATTTAATGCATCCGCAAGTTTCGTGTAGCAATTCTTCTTTATTGCAGCGATTCGACAACGAGCTCGAGCTGAAGTTCGCCGACTTCGACCTTGCGACCGGCAGGGTGGAGCGGGCGTCCCGGCGGTCGTCTTCCGAACCCGATTGTGACACACCAAGGGATGGCGCCTTTTTCTggctgttttgttgttgccgcttGCTGCTGTACACTATATTCCGAGCTGTCCTGCTGCCGTTCCCGTGCTTCCCAGCGTTTCCGGGCCACCAATCGCCACCTGGATTGGGCGCCACGTGCCACTAGCGCTCGCCCCAGCCAACCGCCTATGCCGGAACGTTCGGCGGAACGTTCGCCGGGTCGGCATGGTGATGCTTCTGCGGTTGCATCGCGCCCGGAACGTAGCCACGTAGCAGAGGTTGAGCAGAAAATCGATAGCCGTCAGCAGGGACGCCCCGAAGAACAGGCCAATCAGTCCGCCGAGGGCGACTGCGAAGGAGAAGGATTGCACAACCGCAGTACGATTCGGCTTGTGTGATCAAGCGGAGCTACTTACTGAACAGATCCATATCCGTCTTGGCGATGTTGCGCACGAAGCGCTCGTACGGTAGCGACAGCAGGCGCACCGTCACCAGCCCATCctcggtgtcggcggcgaaGTCACTGTAAAGGGGCGAAGAATCGGACATTATTATCATCGAGCTGCCGGCTTCCTCCGGCATTGGGATCGTACTTTTCCGTCTTGTGCACCACGAAGTACTCCGGCTCGACGCAGGACGACAGACAGGGGCATTGCTTGCGCGCGTGGGCGATCTCGACCGAGTGCTCGGTCAGGCAGGTGAGCCCCTCGAACGAGCAGATGCTTGACGGGGGCGTTTCGTGGTGCAGCGGCCGCGGCATCAGGTGGTGCGTGCAGTTGCAGTAGTTGCGCTGTGTCCGCGCGAAGCACTCGACCGCGCAGGACGAAAAGCTGTAGAACGAGTACAGCTGCCCATCTGGGAAGTACGTTTTGGTAAGAGAAAGAGCGGAAGCTATTGGAACGACATCGAGTCAACCGTCCATAGTCCATACCAGATCTAGAACTTGGAAAAacggactgttaaaaagatggctctagctgtcaatttggacCTCCtcgttttgcttgttttggcaacattaccttgttttgacagcagGTAAgtgatttcaggtcgaaatcaaatgttttagttttagtttgcaaccgacCTTTGgaagggttagaccatgtcaactttcgtgcctgaaaatgacgttttggGGGGATTTTTATTCTTCTGTTGAAGAAAAGACTTGCTACAGAATCGCTTCAAATCAAATgattgtcgaagcttgtttttcGAAGaccgcagtgctttgagtggttttaaaaatttaaaagtggcgattttgacttaacaagcaaagagcgtcggaggactccaaaaaaaaagactttctgatgggacagaaaggtgtcATGCATCTCAgaagctcctaaaacctgattCAACCAGATCGCTAGGTGAAGTGTCATTGAGCCGCATCTGGCGCctccaaagcaaaactggttcagcAGACAATCAAATTACCTGGCTGGGAGCTGCCCCTTgccagacttggctctttccgaatatcattctttttatCAATGAGACACGCATTGGTTGAGCAGagcacttcgtttcctacgaggaagtcaaAATTGGAGGACTAATAGGTTTGCTTcgaaagacgaagaattctttcgtctggaAATCCACGATcgagataggagaaatgtgAATCTAacgattgcacatacttttaataaaatagaatcgttcatttcaatgtaataaacatttgatttctttgaaaaaagtccggTTTTCATGCTCTAGACCTGTAGTTgtggtccatctagtgttttGGATTTCGATAGAAATTAGTTTTTCTATATTTCACCAGCTTTTTGCAAGTGTCAGGCCTTTCGTCCCAATTCGCCGAACAAAGTTTGACGCTTGAAAAGTCATCTTCGGTCATTCGGTAGCTCGAAAATCCAAAACCCTTGATGGGCACCAAGGACGATCGACGACGCCGTCGGCCAAGGACGTACCGCGATCGGCAATCTCGGACGGGAAGCGACAGTTGCGCCGCTCGATCGGCAGCTCGCGCACCGACGGTCGGTTCTGCATTTCGATCGTCCGCACGACGATCTCCTTGCGCATCCCCCAGAGGACGGTTTCGCGCAGCGTGCGCTCCACGTACGCGTGCGGCACACTGTACTCGTCGTGTAGGTACAGCTGCACGTCCTCCAGCACCCGGAAGTGGagcccacccggcccggtcacCCGGTTGCTGACCAGCTTCGGGGGCTCCGCcacaccggccggcaccgggtcGGCGTTGGCCGCGTTTGCCCCGTAGCACCGCCCGAACTCGGTGTCCAGCGGCCGGAACAGGCGGCAGCAGTCGAGCGGCTCCGACTGCCAGTGGCAGTCGCTGAGCAGCGCCTCGCACGGTGCCCGGTAGCGGCGCAGGATGTCGGTGAAGTTGCTCAGGGCCCCGCAGTCCAGACCCGGCCCCGACTCGCCGAGACACTGCTCACACGCGTAACAGGCGCTCCCGGAGAACGCGATATCCGTCACGAGACTGTCGACGGCCGGGTCGCGCAGCTCGCCGAAGTAACTGGACGGACACGGTCGCCACGGTTACTGTCTGGGTCATTCTCtaacacccacccaccgacctACCTTTCACTCAGCTCGGCGATGGTTTCGGTGTTGACCACCTGGCACAGGGTGACCGCCGGGAAGGTTGTGTTCCACTGCAGGCTGTGTCGGGTGATACAAGTGCGAGTTACTTTGGGTCATGGCGGGGGATCCCGGGCGTACTCACTGGGCGGTGTCAACGTAGAAGGTGAGCGGGTTGTAGAGGTAGTTGTTGAGCAGATTCCACATCGAGCCGTACATCATGTAGATCAAAccgggcaccaccatcacccagTGGACCCTGTTGATCCCGGCGGAAGTAGACGAAGAATTGGGGGCGAGCGTTTTGAGTGTGAGTTGTGACTTTGAGTAGGTCTTACCTTCGGAACCACCGTTCGCAAGCGTCGG
This window of the Anopheles cruzii chromosome X, idAnoCruzAS_RS32_06, whole genome shotgun sequence genome carries:
- the LOC128277630 gene encoding sodium channel protein Nach-like — encoded protein: MASDACERWFRRVHWVMVVPGLIYMMYGSMWNLLNNYLYNPLTFYVDTAHLQWNTTFPAVTLCQVVNTETIAELSESYFGELRDPAVDSLVTDIAFSGSACYACEQCLGESGPGLDCGALSNFTDILRRYRAPCEALLSDCHWQSEPLDCCRLFRPLDTEFGRCYGANAANADPVPAGVAEPPKLVSNRVTGPGGLHFRVLEDVQLYLHDEYSVPHAYVERTLRETVLWGMRKEIVVRTIEMQNRPSVRELPIERRNCRFPSEIADRDGQLYSFYSFSSCAVECFARTQRNYCNCTHHLMPRPLHHETPPSSICSFEGLTCLTEHSVEIAHARKQCPCLSSCVEPEYFVVHKTENDFAADTEDGLVTVRLLSLPYERFVRNIAKTDMDLFIALGGLIGLFFGASLLTAIDFLLNLCYVATFRARCNRRSITMPTRRTFRRTFRHRRLAGASASGTWRPIQVAIGGPETLGSTGTAAGQLGI